Proteins from one Haliaeetus albicilla chromosome 28, bHalAlb1.1, whole genome shotgun sequence genomic window:
- the USP44 gene encoding ubiquitin carboxyl-terminal hydrolase 44 isoform X1: MDKCKHIGRLRLAQDHSILNPQKWHCVDCNTTESVWACLSCSHVACGRYIEEHALKHFQESSHPVALEVNELYVFCYLCDDYVLNDNATGDLKLLRSTLSAIKSQNYDCTTRSGRTLRSMGTSDDSYLSHGGAQALLRNEDRMFTALWHRRRAFLGKIFRSWLELTPTGKKILEEERRREEAEERREKARKRRQERKRELKAEMEKMPPRKSSRLQNQIRKSSESASCLQKTSQNMESVAELKKTYTSDEVRLKKISDSPIKRRPTVTPGVTGLRNLGNTCYMNSILQVLSHLLIFRECFLKLDLNQTQELLATATNGKTRSSSKHLSIAASTLHVNESQEKIKGSSSVRRPSLSSGLSGGASKSRNMELIQPREPSSKHISLCHELHTLFQVMWSGKWALVSPFAMLHSVWRLIPAFRGYAQQDAQEFLCELLDKVQQELETTGTRYPALIPASQRKLIKQVLNVVNNIFHGQLLSQVTCLACDNKSNTVEPFWDLSLEFPERYHCNGKEMSSQYPCLLTEMLAKFTETEALEGKIYACDQCNTKRRKFSSKPVILTEAQKQLMVCRLPQVLRLHLKRFRWSGRNHREKIGVHVNFDQMLNMEPYCCRESLKSLLPDCFIYDLSAVVMHHGKGFGSGHYTAYCYNSEGGFWVHCNDSKLNMCTMEEVCKAQAYILFYSQRLTQANGRGKIPRPSTAESQQHTELADCSMANSSS; encoded by the exons ATGGATAAGTGTAAGCACATAGGACGACTGCGACTGGCCCAAGATCACTCCATTCTGAATCCTCAGAAATGGCATTGCGTGGACTGCAATACTACCGAATCTGTGTGGGCGTGCCTCAGCTGCTCACATGTGGCGTGTGGAAGATATATTGAAGAACATGCACTAAAGCACTTTCAGGAGAGCAGTCACCCAGTGGCATTGGAAGTAAATGAGCTGTATGTTTTCTGTTATCTCTGCGATGATTATGTTCTTAATGATAACGCAACTGGTGATTTAAAACTGTTGCGAAGTACGTTAAGTGCAATCAAGAGTCAAAACTATGATTGCACTACTCGAAGTGGGAGGACTTTGCGTTCTATGGGTACAAGTGATGATTCTTACCTTTCACATGGTGGTGCCCAAGCCTTGCTTCGGAATGAAGATCGCATGTTCACAGCTCTCTGGCACCGACGGCGTGCATTCCTGGGCAAAATATTCAGATCATGGCTTGAGTTGACCCCTACtggaaaaaagattttggaagaagaaaggcGTCgggaagaagcagaggaaagaagggagaaagctAGGAAGAGAAGACAAGAACGAAAACGTGAGTTGaaagcagagatggaaaagatgCCTCCAAGAAAGAGCAGTCGTTTACAAAATCAGATTAGAAAGTCCTCAGAATCAGCATCCTGCCTGCAAAAGACATCACAGAACATGGAGTCTGTGGCAGAGTTGAAAAAAACATATACCTCAGATGAAGtaagattgaaaaaaataagtgaCTCTCCAATTAAGCGAAGGCCCACAGTGACTCCTGGGGTAACAGGACTGAGAAACCTAGGAAATACATGCTATATGAATTCTATCCTGCAGGTATTAAGTCACTTACTTATTTTTCGAGAATGCTTTTTAAAGCTTGATCTCAACCAAACTCAGGAACTGCTGGCAACAGCAACCAATGGTAAAACCAGATCTTCATCTAAACACCTGTCAATAGCTGCCTCAACATTACATGTGAATGAGAgccaagagaaaataaagggaTCATCTTCTGTGAGGCGGCCTAGTTTATCCTCTGGATTAAGTGGAGGAGCATCAAAAAGTAGAAATATGGAACTTATTCAGCCCAGGGAACCCAGTTCAAAGCATATTTCTCTCTGTCATGAGCTGCATACTCTGTTCCAAGTTATGTGGTCTGGCAAATGGGCGCTGGTGTCTCCTTTTGCCATGCTTCATTCTGTGTGGAGACTAATTCCAGCCTTCAGAGGATATGCCCAACAAGATGCTCAGGAATTTCTCTGTGAACTTTTGGATAAagtgcagcaggagctggagacTACAGGGACCAGATACCCAGCTCTCATCCCTGCCTCTCAAAGAAAACTTATAAAACAGGTTTTGAATGTGGTTAACAACATTTTTCATGGACAGCTATTAAGTCAG GTTACATGTCTTGCCTGTGACAATAAATCAAATACTGTAGAACCTTTCTGGGACCTGTCCCTGGAGTTTCCTGAGAGGTATCACTGCAATGGCAAGGAGATGTCGTCTCAGTATCCATGTCTGCTAACAGAAATGCTGGCCAAGTTTACAGAAACTGAAGCTTTGGAAGGAAAGATATATGCGTGTGATCAGTGCAACA CAAAACGAAGGAAGTTTTCTTCTAAACCAGTTATACTCACAGAAGCTCAGAAGCAGCTTATGGTGTGTCGACTACCTCAGGTTCTCAGATTACACCTTAAACGGTTTAG GTGGTCAGGACGCAATCATCGTGAGAAGATTGGCGTACATGTTAATTTTGATCAAATGCTGAACATGGAGCCTTATTGCTGCAGAGAATCCCTCAAGTCCCTCCTACCCGACTGCTTTATCTACGACTTGTCTGCTGTGGTAATGCATCACGGGAAAGGATTTGGCTCAGGGCACTACACTGCCTACTGCTacaattcagaaggag GATTTTGGGTACACTGCAATGATTCAAAACTCAACATGTGCACTATGGAAGAAGTATGCAAGGCTCAAGCCTACATTTTGTTTTACAGCCAACGACTTACTCAGGCAAATGGACGTGGTAAAATACCACGTCCTAGCACAGCTGAAAGTCAGCAGCACACAGAATTAGCTGACTGTTCCATGGCCAACAGTAGCAGCTAA
- the USP44 gene encoding ubiquitin carboxyl-terminal hydrolase 44 isoform X2, whose amino-acid sequence MDKCKHIGRLRLAQDHSILNPQKWHCVDCNTTESVWACLSCSHVACGRYIEEHALKHFQESSHPVALEVNELYVFCYLCDDYVLNDNATGDLKLLRSTLSAIKSQNYDCTTRSGRTLRSMGTSDDSYLSHGGAQALLRNEDRMFTALWHRRRAFLGKIFRSWLELTPTGKKILEEERRREEAEERREKARKRRQERKRELKAEMEKMPPRKSSRLQNQIRKSSESASCLQKTSQNMESVAELKKTYTSDEVRLKKISDSPIKRRPTVTPGVTGLRNLGNTCYMNSILQVLSHLLIFRECFLKLDLNQTQELLATATNGKTRSSSKHLSIAASTLHVNESQEKIKGSSSVRRPSLSSGLSGGASKSRNMELIQPREPSSKHISLCHELHTLFQVMWSGKWALVSPFAMLHSVWRLIPAFRGYAQQDAQEFLCELLDKVQQELETTGTRYPALIPASQRKLIKQVLNVVNNIFHGQLLSQVTCLACDNKSNTVEPFWDLSLEFPERYHCNGKEMSSQYPCLLTEMLAKFTETEALEGKIYACDQCNIILTEAQKQLMVCRLPQVLRLHLKRFRWSGRNHREKIGVHVNFDQMLNMEPYCCRESLKSLLPDCFIYDLSAVVMHHGKGFGSGHYTAYCYNSEGGFWVHCNDSKLNMCTMEEVCKAQAYILFYSQRLTQANGRGKIPRPSTAESQQHTELADCSMANSSS is encoded by the exons ATGGATAAGTGTAAGCACATAGGACGACTGCGACTGGCCCAAGATCACTCCATTCTGAATCCTCAGAAATGGCATTGCGTGGACTGCAATACTACCGAATCTGTGTGGGCGTGCCTCAGCTGCTCACATGTGGCGTGTGGAAGATATATTGAAGAACATGCACTAAAGCACTTTCAGGAGAGCAGTCACCCAGTGGCATTGGAAGTAAATGAGCTGTATGTTTTCTGTTATCTCTGCGATGATTATGTTCTTAATGATAACGCAACTGGTGATTTAAAACTGTTGCGAAGTACGTTAAGTGCAATCAAGAGTCAAAACTATGATTGCACTACTCGAAGTGGGAGGACTTTGCGTTCTATGGGTACAAGTGATGATTCTTACCTTTCACATGGTGGTGCCCAAGCCTTGCTTCGGAATGAAGATCGCATGTTCACAGCTCTCTGGCACCGACGGCGTGCATTCCTGGGCAAAATATTCAGATCATGGCTTGAGTTGACCCCTACtggaaaaaagattttggaagaagaaaggcGTCgggaagaagcagaggaaagaagggagaaagctAGGAAGAGAAGACAAGAACGAAAACGTGAGTTGaaagcagagatggaaaagatgCCTCCAAGAAAGAGCAGTCGTTTACAAAATCAGATTAGAAAGTCCTCAGAATCAGCATCCTGCCTGCAAAAGACATCACAGAACATGGAGTCTGTGGCAGAGTTGAAAAAAACATATACCTCAGATGAAGtaagattgaaaaaaataagtgaCTCTCCAATTAAGCGAAGGCCCACAGTGACTCCTGGGGTAACAGGACTGAGAAACCTAGGAAATACATGCTATATGAATTCTATCCTGCAGGTATTAAGTCACTTACTTATTTTTCGAGAATGCTTTTTAAAGCTTGATCTCAACCAAACTCAGGAACTGCTGGCAACAGCAACCAATGGTAAAACCAGATCTTCATCTAAACACCTGTCAATAGCTGCCTCAACATTACATGTGAATGAGAgccaagagaaaataaagggaTCATCTTCTGTGAGGCGGCCTAGTTTATCCTCTGGATTAAGTGGAGGAGCATCAAAAAGTAGAAATATGGAACTTATTCAGCCCAGGGAACCCAGTTCAAAGCATATTTCTCTCTGTCATGAGCTGCATACTCTGTTCCAAGTTATGTGGTCTGGCAAATGGGCGCTGGTGTCTCCTTTTGCCATGCTTCATTCTGTGTGGAGACTAATTCCAGCCTTCAGAGGATATGCCCAACAAGATGCTCAGGAATTTCTCTGTGAACTTTTGGATAAagtgcagcaggagctggagacTACAGGGACCAGATACCCAGCTCTCATCCCTGCCTCTCAAAGAAAACTTATAAAACAGGTTTTGAATGTGGTTAACAACATTTTTCATGGACAGCTATTAAGTCAG GTTACATGTCTTGCCTGTGACAATAAATCAAATACTGTAGAACCTTTCTGGGACCTGTCCCTGGAGTTTCCTGAGAGGTATCACTGCAATGGCAAGGAGATGTCGTCTCAGTATCCATGTCTGCTAACAGAAATGCTGGCCAAGTTTACAGAAACTGAAGCTTTGGAAGGAAAGATATATGCGTGTGATCAGTGCAACA TTATACTCACAGAAGCTCAGAAGCAGCTTATGGTGTGTCGACTACCTCAGGTTCTCAGATTACACCTTAAACGGTTTAG GTGGTCAGGACGCAATCATCGTGAGAAGATTGGCGTACATGTTAATTTTGATCAAATGCTGAACATGGAGCCTTATTGCTGCAGAGAATCCCTCAAGTCCCTCCTACCCGACTGCTTTATCTACGACTTGTCTGCTGTGGTAATGCATCACGGGAAAGGATTTGGCTCAGGGCACTACACTGCCTACTGCTacaattcagaaggag GATTTTGGGTACACTGCAATGATTCAAAACTCAACATGTGCACTATGGAAGAAGTATGCAAGGCTCAAGCCTACATTTTGTTTTACAGCCAACGACTTACTCAGGCAAATGGACGTGGTAAAATACCACGTCCTAGCACAGCTGAAAGTCAGCAGCACACAGAATTAGCTGACTGTTCCATGGCCAACAGTAGCAGCTAA